A genome region from Arachis duranensis cultivar V14167 chromosome 6, aradu.V14167.gnm2.J7QH, whole genome shotgun sequence includes the following:
- the LOC107495404 gene encoding uncharacterized protein LOC107495404, whose translation MYRDACFALGLLQDDKEFIDAIKEASSWASGSYVRRLFVILLISNNISRPEYVWDRCWYELSDDILYRQRTIMNMRELTMSDDEIKQLCLMDIDKILHSYGKTLKDYPPMPLATEVDSSLLTERGSFFFVYGHGGTGKIFLWNLMSAEIRSRGDIVLNVASSGIASLLLPDRRTAHSRFKIPLNITEDSVRYEVPDKCLGDIMRCSPTYSKDLPFGGKMVVLGGDFRQILPVIPRESRQDIVHSTVNSSYLWKFCQVTIWMVNLRYVFQEILLFLLWTRHLMNIVEEVNNHLMAIIPEGEKLYLSSDSICMDEENMESQLDLYGPELLNSINCSGLPPHKLILKIGVPMMLLRNIDQFSGLCNGTRLQVRKFGNHVIECEVLTGNNIGHIALIPKMNMVPTNETVPVRFQRRQFPIIVSFAMTINKSQGQTLSHVGLCLPKPIFTHDQLYVALSRVKSKRNLKVLLMNHVGISANSIINVVYREVFEKIVF comes from the exons ATGTATAGAGATGCATGCTTCGCCCTTGGACTCTTGCAAGATGACAAAGAATTCATTGATGCAATTAAGGAAGCAAGCTCATGGGCCTCAGGATCATATGTTAGGAGGTTATTTGTCATTCTATTAATATCCAACAATATCTCAAGACCAGAATATGTCTGGGATAGATGTTGGTATGAACTCTCAGATGATATTTTGTATCGACAGAGAACTATAATGAACATGAGGG AATTAACAATGTCAGATGATGAGATTAAACAGTTGTGCTTAATGGATATAGACAAGATCTTACATTCCTATGGTAAAACCTTGAAAGACTATCCTCCAATGCCTTTAGCAACTGAAGTTGATAGTTCTTTGTTAACCGAAAGG GGGAGTTTTTTCTTTGTGTATGGTCATGGGGGTACTGGAAAAATATTTCTCTGGAATCTTATGTCTGCTGAGATTCGCTCAAGGGGTGATATAGTGTTAAACGTTGCTTCGAGTGGTATTGCATCTTTACTTCTTCCCGATAGAAGAACGGCACACTCAAGGTTCAAAATACCGCTGAACATAACTGAGGATTCT GTACGCTATGAAGTGCCTGATAAATGCTTGGGTGATATCATGAGGTGTTCTCCAACATATAGCAAAGATTTGCCCTTTGGAGGAAAAATGGTTGTACTAGGTGGAGACTTTAGACAAATTCTTCCTGTCATTCCACGAGAATCGAGACAAGATATCGTTCATTCAACCGTGAATTCGTCTTACCTTTGGAAGTTTTGTCAG GTGACAATATGGATGGTGAATCTGAGATATGTCTTCCAGGAGATATTGTTATTCCTTCTTTGGACCAGGCATTTGATGA ACATCGTTGAAGAGGTCAACAACCATCTGATGGCTATCATTCCTGAAGGGGAAAAATTATATCTTAGTTCGGATTCTATTTGTATGgatgaagaaaatatggagagtCAACTAGATCTCTATGGTCCTGAATTACTGAATAGCATAAATTGCTCTGGTTTGCCTCCACATAAGTTAATACTCAAGATTGGTGTTCCGATGATGTTACTGAGGAATATTGACCAATTCAGTGGTCTTTGTAATGGTACAAGGCTACAAGTTAGGAAGTTTGGAAATCATGTCATAGAATGTGAAGTCTTAACGGGTAATAATATTGGTCATATTGCTTTGATTCCAAAAATGAATATGGTACCAACAAATGAAACCGTCCCAGTTAGATTCCAACGAAGACAGTTTCCTATAATAGTATCGTTTGCTATGACAATTAACAAGTCTCAGGGACAAACTTTATCTCATGTTGGATTGTGCTTGCCCAAACCAATTTTTACACATGACCAACTATATGTGGCACTTTCAAGAGTTAAGAGTAAGagaaatttaaaagttttactTATGAATCATGTAGGAATATCTGCAAATTCAATCATCAATGTTGTTTATAGAGAAGTCTTTGAAAAAATAGTATTCtaa